The following coding sequences lie in one Lolium perenne isolate Kyuss_39 chromosome 2, Kyuss_2.0, whole genome shotgun sequence genomic window:
- the LOC127335784 gene encoding probable metal-nicotianamine transporter YSL16, giving the protein MDRQELGGAGAAEIEKAPREAAADMESEPAAARAAERVPPWREQLTARGLVAALLIGVVYTVIVMKLSLTTGIVPTLNVSAALLAFLALRGWTHALHRLGIASRPFTRQENTVVQTCIVACYTIGFGGGFGSFLLGLDKKTYELAGASTPGNVPGSYKDPGIGWMMGFLLAVSFVGLLTLLPLRKVLVIDYKLTYPSGTATAVLINGFHTPQGDKNAKKQVLGFLKYFGISFFWSFFQWFYTGGDFCGFMQFPTFGLKAWKQSFFFDFSLTYVGAGMICSHLVNLSLLFGAVLSYGVMWPLMKKQEGNWYSAKASASSMTGLYGYKAFLCIALLIGDGSYNFFKVIIVTLNSIREKSKRGRLNRVADADSAIDDMQRNEVFNRDNIPSWVTYAGYVLLSAIAVVAIPLIFQQVKWYYVVIAYLLAPALGFCNAYGTGLTDMNMGYNYGKVALFVFAAWAGKDNGVVAGLVTCGLVKQLVLVSADLMHDFKTAHLTLTSPRSMLVGQAVGTLMGCVVAPLTFYLFYEAFDIGNPDGYWKAPYALIYRNMAILGVEGFDALPKHCLQLCAAFFAFAVLANLARDFLPRRIGRFVPLPMAMAVPFLVGASFAIDMCVGSLVVFLWHKLNGKKAALLIPAVASGLICGDGIWIFPSSLLALAKIKPPICMKFTPGS; this is encoded by the exons atggACCGCCAGGAGCTGGGCGGCGCGGGAGCCGCCGAGATCGAGAAGGCGCCGCGCGAGGCCGCCGCGGACATGGAGTCggagccggcggcggcgcgcgcggcggaGCGCGTCCCGCCGTGGCGCGAGCAGCTGACGGCCCGCGGCCTGGTGGCGGCGCTGCTCATCGGCGTCGTCTACACGGTCATCGTCATGAAGCTCAGCCTCACCACGGGGATCGTGCCCACGCTCAACGTCTCCGCCGCGCTGCTCGCCTTCCTCGCGCTCCGCGGGTGGACGCACGCGCTCCACCGCCTCGGCATTGCCTCACGCCCCTTCACGCGACAGGAGAACACCGTCGTCCAGACATGCATCGTCGCCTGCTACACCATCGGATTCGGCG GCGGGTTCGGGTCCTTCTTGCTGGGGCTGGACAAGAAGACGTACGAGCTGGCCGGGGCCAGCACGCCGGGGAATGTGCCGGGGAGCTACAAGGACCCCGGCATCGGATGGATGATGGGCTTCCTCCTCGCCGTCAGCTTCGTCGGCCTCCTCACCTTGCTCCCCCTCAGAAAG GTGCTGGTCATCGACTACAAACTAACCTATCCAAGTGGGACTGCGACTGCCGTGCTCATAAACGGCTTCCACACACCTCAAGGAGATAAGAATGCAAA GAAGCAGGTCCTGGGCTTCCTCAAGTACTTTGGGATCAGCTTCTTctggagctttttccagtggttctACACCGGCGGCGACTTCTGCGGATTCATGCAGTTCCCCACATTTGGGCTGAAGGCTTGGAAACAATC ATTCTTCTTCGACTTCAGTCTGACCTATGTTGGCGCCGGGATGATCTGCTCGCACCTCGTCAACCTTTCCCTCCTCTTTGGCGCTGTTCTGTCTTATGGAGTAATGTGGCCGCTCATGAAGAAACAGGAGGGGAACTGGTACTCGGCAAAGGCGTCTGCGAGCAGCATGACAGGCCTCTACGGTTACAAG GCCTTCCTCTGCATTGCGCTGCTCATTGGAGACGGCTCCTACAACTTCTTCAAAGTCATCATTGTCACCCTCAACAGCATACGCGAAAAATCGAAGCGTGGTCGACTTAACAGAG TGGCGGATGCGGACTCGGCCATCGACGACATGCAGCGCAACGAGGTGTTCAACCGTGACAACATCCCGTCCTGGGTGACCTATGCTGGGTATGTCCTGCTCAGCGCCATCGCGGTGGTGGCCATCCCGCTCATATTCCAGCAGGTGAAGTGGTACTACGTGGTGATCGCGTACCTCCTGGCACCGGCGCTGGGGTTCTGCAATGCCTACGGCACGGGGCTCACCGACATGAACATGGGCTACAACTACGGCAAGGTGGCGCTGTTCGTGTTCGCGGCGTGGGCGGGGAAGGATAATGGCGTGGTGGCTGGGCTGGTCACCTGCGGGCTCGTCAAGCAGCTGGTGCTTGTCTCGGCGGACCTGATGCACGACTTCAAGACAGCACACCTGACGCTGACATCGCCACGATCAATGCTGGTGGGGCAGGCCGTGGGCACGCTCATGGGCTGCGTGGTGGCGCCACTCACCTTCTACCTCTTCTATGAGGCCTTCGACATCGGCAACCCGGACGGTTATTGGAAGGCGCCCTATGCACTCATCTACCGCAACATGGCCATCCTCGGTGTGGAGGGCTTCGACGCGCTGCCGAAGCACTGCCTGCAGCTCTGTGCGGCCTTCTTCGCCTTCGCGGTGCTGGCGAACCTGGCGAGAGACTTCCTGCCACGGAGGATCGGGAGGTTCGTGCCGCTGCCCATGGCCATGGCTGTGCCGTTCCTCGTCGGCGCCAGCTTCGCCATTGACATGTGCGTGGGGAGCCTTGTGGTGTTCCTCTGGCACAAGCTCAACGGGAAGAAAGCCGCGCTGCTCATACCGGCCGTCGCGTCTGGGCTGATCTGTGGCGACGGGATATGGATATTCCCTTCGTCGCTGCTCGCGCTGGCCAAGATCAAGCCACCCATATGCATGAAGTTCACACCCGGAAGCTAG